One part of the Marinobacterium rhizophilum genome encodes these proteins:
- a CDS encoding GGDEF domain-containing protein has product MKFAENSNQAADYLRRAIPLMVKYNIPPNPLNYALWYTYVSDRMPELNSVLDTTVSTYGTCPVMVSEQLFREHMLKDELESAKDIQSNLISLMNDLNDQAHETARRTCDYSEVLQDSLSALADGEYSELPLESIIQNLALNTEAISATTRKFQQRIDEAQAEIATLKAELQRTRQDARVDPLTGLFNRRVFDSELLQLIGSPDSASTTIVLLDIDFFKNFNDQYGHLMGDKVLQYVGKLLKENTAEPLLSVRFGGEEFAILLPGGSLDEGAKLAENLRDKIQAIRIKLKKSGEVISSITASFGVTQYRPGEGSDDFIGRADSALYKAKTEGRNQVQCADASTPAM; this is encoded by the coding sequence ATGAAATTCGCGGAGAATTCCAATCAGGCGGCAGACTACCTGCGTCGAGCCATCCCTCTCATGGTGAAGTACAACATCCCGCCCAACCCGCTGAACTATGCTCTCTGGTATACCTATGTTTCCGACCGCATGCCCGAGCTGAACAGCGTACTGGACACAACAGTGAGCACCTACGGCACCTGCCCTGTAATGGTAAGCGAACAGCTGTTTCGCGAGCATATGCTCAAGGATGAACTCGAATCGGCCAAGGATATTCAAAGCAACCTGATCTCGCTGATGAACGACCTGAATGACCAGGCCCACGAAACCGCCAGACGTACCTGTGATTACAGCGAAGTACTGCAGGACAGCCTGAGCGCACTCGCCGATGGCGAATACAGCGAACTGCCGCTGGAGTCCATTATCCAGAACCTCGCACTGAACACCGAAGCGATCAGCGCGACCACACGCAAGTTCCAGCAGCGCATCGATGAAGCCCAGGCCGAAATCGCCACGCTCAAGGCCGAACTGCAGCGTACCCGCCAGGATGCCCGCGTCGATCCGCTTACCGGGCTGTTCAATCGCCGCGTCTTCGACAGCGAACTGCTGCAGCTGATTGGCAGCCCTGACAGCGCAAGTACCACCATCGTGCTGCTGGATATCGATTTCTTCAAGAATTTCAACGATCAGTACGGTCACCTTATGGGCGACAAGGTGCTGCAATACGTCGGCAAGCTGCTGAAAGAGAATACCGCCGAGCCACTGCTTTCGGTACGCTTTGGCGGCGAGGAATTCGCCATACTTCTGCCCGGCGGCAGCCTCGACGAAGGCGCCAAACTGGCAGAGAATCTGCGCGACAAGATCCAGGCCATCCGCATCAAGCTGAAAAAGTCCGGCGAGGTGATCAGCTCCATCACCGCCTCCTTTGGCGTCACCCAGTACCGCCCCGGGGAAGGCTCCGACGATTTTATTGGCCGCGCCGACAGCGCACTCTACAAGGCGAAAACCGAGGGGCGCAACCAGGTGCAGTGCGCCGATGCAAGCACACCGGCCATGTAA
- a CDS encoding YigZ family protein: MPETYQRPARPHAVSLEIKRSQFICQAAHTVGAQAANDFVLQVRNRYPDANHNCWCYVAGAPDDYNLWNCSDDGEPRGTAGKPMLNVLAHSGLGEITLVVTRYFGGVKLGAGGLVRAYSQAVQECLASLPTETRVFTQSYELLAPHDLTGTLEHLIQQLGLTVIERQWRDKLRILLELSDAEASALEMRLAPLPATCLAPLKPARTAD, from the coding sequence ATGCCTGAGACTTACCAGCGACCGGCCCGGCCCCATGCGGTCAGCCTGGAAATCAAGCGCAGCCAGTTCATATGCCAGGCCGCGCACACCGTAGGCGCGCAAGCCGCCAACGACTTTGTACTCCAGGTGCGCAACCGCTACCCCGATGCCAACCACAACTGCTGGTGCTATGTGGCCGGGGCGCCGGATGACTACAACCTGTGGAACTGCAGTGATGATGGCGAACCCCGCGGCACCGCCGGCAAGCCCATGCTCAACGTACTGGCACATTCAGGGCTGGGCGAAATCACCCTGGTCGTAACACGCTACTTCGGCGGTGTTAAGCTCGGTGCCGGTGGCCTGGTAAGAGCCTACAGCCAGGCGGTACAGGAATGCCTGGCAAGTTTGCCCACCGAAACCCGCGTATTTACACAGTCCTATGAGTTGCTCGCACCGCACGACCTGACCGGCACCCTGGAGCACCTGATTCAGCAACTGGGACTGACCGTTATCGAGCGGCAGTGGCGGGACAAGCTGCGGATACTGCTGGAGCTAAGCGATGCCGAGGCCAGCGCCCTGGAAATGCGCCTGGCGCCTTTGCCCGCCACCTGCCTTGCCCCACTCAAGCCCGCACGAACGGCGGACTAG
- a CDS encoding DUF523 domain-containing protein: MGKILVSACLLGETVHRDSQQRRLVHPQLEQWRRQGRLVPFCPEVAAGLPVQRPGAEIRQRFPILITDRDGEDLTPAYLHGAELALEVAQREQCCCALLQSLSPSCGPTRVYDGQFQQVPVQGSGITAAELMRHGIPLFDETQLRELFAFMQMQDLSAA; encoded by the coding sequence ATGGGAAAAATACTGGTCAGCGCCTGCCTGCTGGGCGAGACGGTACACCGGGATAGCCAGCAAAGACGCCTGGTCCATCCGCAACTTGAACAATGGCGGCGCCAGGGGCGGCTGGTGCCGTTTTGCCCGGAGGTCGCGGCCGGCCTGCCGGTACAGCGCCCCGGCGCGGAAATCCGCCAGCGTTTTCCCATTCTGATCACTGACCGCGACGGTGAAGACCTCACCCCCGCTTACCTTCACGGTGCTGAACTGGCATTGGAAGTGGCGCAGCGGGAGCAGTGCTGCTGCGCCCTGCTACAGTCCCTCAGCCCGTCCTGCGGCCCGACCCGGGTATACGACGGCCAGTTCCAGCAGGTGCCTGTGCAGGGCAGCGGCATAACGGCCGCCGAACTCATGCGCCACGGCATTCCGCTGTTCGACGAAACCCAGTTGCGCGAGCTTTTCGCATTTATGCAGATGCAGGACCTCAGTGCCGCCTGA
- a CDS encoding L,D-transpeptidase family protein, producing MIRLASVCGVLGATVLSGLINAGAVAQPLLAAHSDHRPGTEPDQESRWERGAGAQAPALVPESGRFESIEDALAHYRGLVLEYRWPPIVATSSLRLGDSDPVVADIRTRLMLLGDLQTRASPADAWLFDAPLQAALERFQRRHGLEPDGIFGRRSRAALEVPPRARYQQLQLNQTRLAQFDTQRAGAHTYVVVNIPAFEMRYVEAGKPVLKMRAIVGKLEARTPLVASQIDSLELNPDWNVPSGIAYRDIVPEMQESPDALYSKGLELVVGYGAGMRTLPLSELDYERLYRGPQPQQRFWQAPGPSNPLGLLKFNFPNPYLVYMHGTPSAGLFNRPVRDFSSGCIRIEDPDRLARRLFGLSGGERGLASVSRLEREIAKGKNRVLSLPSPVPVYTTYWTAWLDDDGQVQFREDLYGHDMEADKAVSVTQQSRIAAP from the coding sequence GTGATACGACTAGCGAGTGTTTGCGGGGTGCTTGGTGCCACCGTGCTCAGTGGGCTGATCAATGCCGGTGCTGTGGCGCAGCCCCTGCTGGCGGCCCACTCCGATCACCGTCCGGGTACTGAGCCTGATCAGGAATCCCGCTGGGAGCGCGGTGCCGGGGCACAGGCGCCGGCCCTGGTGCCGGAGTCGGGACGCTTTGAGTCCATTGAGGATGCCCTGGCGCACTACCGTGGGCTGGTACTGGAGTACCGCTGGCCGCCCATCGTTGCGACGAGCTCCCTGCGTCTTGGGGACAGCGATCCGGTGGTGGCCGATATCCGTACCCGGCTGATGCTGCTCGGTGACCTGCAGACCCGGGCGAGTCCGGCCGATGCCTGGCTTTTCGATGCCCCGTTACAGGCGGCGCTGGAACGGTTCCAGCGTCGCCACGGCCTCGAGCCGGATGGCATCTTTGGGCGTCGATCCCGCGCGGCGCTGGAAGTCCCCCCCAGAGCGCGCTACCAGCAATTGCAGCTGAACCAGACGCGCCTGGCGCAGTTCGACACACAGCGTGCGGGTGCACACACCTATGTCGTGGTGAATATTCCGGCGTTCGAAATGCGTTATGTCGAAGCGGGCAAGCCGGTGCTGAAAATGCGCGCCATCGTGGGCAAGCTCGAGGCGCGTACGCCGCTGGTGGCCAGTCAGATTGACTCGCTGGAACTCAACCCGGACTGGAACGTACCCAGCGGCATTGCCTACCGCGATATAGTCCCGGAAATGCAAGAGTCGCCGGATGCCCTGTATAGCAAGGGGCTCGAGCTGGTGGTCGGGTATGGCGCCGGCATGCGGACGTTGCCCTTAAGTGAACTGGATTACGAGCGGCTCTATCGCGGGCCGCAGCCCCAGCAGCGTTTCTGGCAGGCGCCTGGCCCGAGCAATCCACTGGGACTGCTGAAGTTCAATTTCCCCAATCCCTACCTGGTGTACATGCACGGTACGCCCAGTGCCGGGCTTTTTAACCGGCCGGTACGGGATTTCAGCTCAGGCTGTATTCGTATCGAAGATCCGGACCGGCTGGCCAGGCGGCTGTTCGGGTTGTCAGGCGGTGAGCGTGGCCTGGCGTCTGTTTCCCGGCTGGAGCGGGAAATCGCCAAGGGCAAGAATCGGGTATTGTCATTGCCAAGCCCGGTGCCGGTCTATACCACGTACTGGACCGCCTGGCTGGACGACGATGGCCAGGTACAGTTTCGTGAGGATCTTTACGGGCATGACATGGAAGCCGACAAGGCCGTTTCCGTGACACAGCAGTCGCGCATTGCGGCCCCCTGA